The sequence aacctGCAATAACCTGCTATTAGCTTTTTAGTTTAGACATTGATAAAAGGACAGTTAAGTAAACGTGCCGTGCTGAGCTCTGGAAATGAAACGGCACGAACCTCTCAGACAAACGTACACCTTGTGGAACAGAGAGCAAGTGgatgaaaaaaatcagagaagaacagaaatacagttattattcttttttttttttccatatcacATCATCAACCTgacaacatttacagcatttagcagacctgACAACAAATCTAACATTATGTTGTAGTTATAGCAAACTATTTTAGTCGGATAATACGTTATATTATTTGTCACAAGTGACAAGATTTCGAACGCGGCAGCAGTTTTGTACTTTCTCCTTTCCTGCTAACTCGATAAGCTCTTTTTCTAAATCTTTCTGTAGCTGCGATTCAATCTGCAATTTCACTATTTTCCACTACATACAGTAAAGCGTAACTATACATCGATTTAAAACGTATACAGTGTCGTTTGGTCAAAAATTGTAATTCTTGGAActttttgctgctgtaattcTCCTTGGAAAATATTTCTCTATACTCGTTCCTCACAAAAATCCGCCGTGAAAAAGGTGTCCGCTTGTTTGAGAGACGTTTTAGGTCGCTAACCTGCTTCGCTGAAAAATAGGATCGATTTAGTTTGCACATGAATTCCTGCTTTATCTCCTTCACTGAAAAATCAAGCAGCCAAAACGTTCATGAGCTCGTACGGGCGACACGTAGAATCCTAGAAAGAAAGGTTTGAAAAGCTGTTTGTTTCAAACAGAACCTGTTTTTCTTAACTTTTCTTAAATGAACGCTCGAGTCTCTTGTTAATGATGGAGAATTCCACAATCCTCACTGCCACATGTTTAGCTCATGTTTTACTCTGTTCACACCGGCAGCGATTTCTGACTCCGTTGCCATGGTTTCCCTGGTAGCCGTACGAATCCGTATTCGTAAAAACTATCTAATATAAATGTCTACAAAACTTTCTACTTTCCTGTTCTAAATCAGTCTGTAGCTGCGATAAAATGTTTCCCAGATGTTCCACTACATAAAGCGTAACTATACATCAATTTAAAAAGTGTCGGTCGTTATTATTGTAATTGTTATtgtaacaataaacaaatcagaTGAACATGTAATAGACATGCCGTAATTCTCCGTGCGTCTTATGTTCTGTATAGCTGCTTTGAAACGATGTCCatttaataaaattgaattgaattgaaaactaGTCATTTTAACCCTAAATACCGTTTGTGTATAATATCTTGTTGTAAATCTCTGCTGTCTAACGCACTTAAAATGTGGGGAAATGGAACACTTAAGCTTGTAGCTGCAGAAAGTTTCACCAGCCGTCTCAAGAGCTGCCGAAGAAGATAAAAAACCGCcatgtgaggaaaagaaaaaaaactttccaaCACTAAGATTTGGTGCAGACGAATTGCTTCATTTGCTGAATTTTATCCTGTCGCATCAGAAATCACCAGTTTTAACTGCAAACGAATGATTTCCACAACGCTTGGTTACGCTGCTTCTGAGGAATCGTTCGAGCCAGTCGTCTAGATCTGAAGCTTTACAGCACTTGTATAGTATTAAGAAAATCTCGCttttaaatgtcaaaaaaaaaaaaaagtagaaaataatgtgttaaatgttaaatgtcgAAAATAACCGACTTCATTTTACGTGTCGCTGCTGGTGTGAACACGGCGCTAGACCTGAAGCGCCTTTACTTCAGTTCCCCCTTTAGTACGCTAATattatcatataataataataataataatatcgacTAGTAATGAATTTCAAATTCATAAGAAAAAAATTGGTCCCAGATGTTTCATCTCTTCTGCCAAGGTGATGGGTTTATtacatgtttaatatgtttaatatctGTTTAATACTTGTTTATTCCAGTGTTAGAGTGGCAGATTTACACAGTATTGCACTACTGTACTGCATGCCAATTTGTCTGTAAAATACTTGAACTCCAACACTGCATAGATTTAACTACAGCGTAGACGAAACTGTAAAACGTCCTTGGTAAAAAGAATTTTGGCAAATTTGTAAAAGAGAATTCTGGAGTCTGTTTTTCTGATTtggactttttttgtttgtttgtttttttattaaaaaaattgcaaatgttaaatgttgcaattgtttttaaaatgtaaaaataaataaaacatttactaaaAATTCAGTATAttagtgtttattcattcagtttGAAATCTAATCAGGATTTATACGTTTATTCTGCTAACATGTGAACTTGGATGTTCAGCATATTACAGAATAATGTgccttaaaaaaatctatttcgcACTGGATATATATCAGTCATAATAAAGGAGAAGCACTAGTTAATTATCTAAATCAGTACAAAATggcaggggcacggtggcttagtagttagtggtttgcctcacacctccagggttgggggttcgattcccgcctccgccttgtgtgtgtggagtttgcatgttctccccgtgcttcgggggtttcctccgggtactccggtttcctccaccggtccaaagacatgcatggtaggttgactggcatctctggaaaattgtccgtagtgagtgaatgagagtgtgtgtgtgccctgtgatgggttggcactccgtccagggtgtatcctgccttgatgcccgatgacgcctgagatccgaggtagttcggataagtggtagaaaatgaatgagtacAAAATGGCAGCCTACATATGAACATGAATAAGTTTCACTTTAGGTCACAATTCCATAGAGAGTTTCACTGGTTTTGGGGAAAGACAAAGGCAGGAAATTGGAGATTAATCTGTTTTACTGTCCTACCTGAATTTTATCCATTTTgattaaatgatcaagaataaTTCTGAGATGTAGtgcaaaatgttttagaaatggTGAaggcgtgtgtgtctgtgtgtaaacgCGTGCTGTGATTATTTCCTATTATCTACTGGAATTTATGTAAAAAGTCCTTAAAAACCATACAGATGCTTTTTAAACCAGAAAGAGGCTCTTGATACAGACACTGTACTGTTTAGACATAAATTTAAGACACAAATCTTTTCCCTCTAAatacaaagtaaaaacaaattattttataaagaatATCCAACCTTAAATCTATCAAAATTTGTTGACAAAATTGATGAAATGATTAGAGTTTCGAGCAGAATTCTGGTGTCGTTTTTGTTATTCCCGTGAGACGTTAGCAGTTGTGTCTCGTTCTCATTCTCACATAATCAGTCGCAAGGTTACAATTTTCAGCTATCTCAAATCCTATCGCTATAAATAAGGGTCTTGGTTTTAACTCCTAAGAGCACAATAAAAAGCACTTATGTCTTTTTCTACATAACGTTCTCCAAGACACGATTTGCATCACATTGATGAGAAATCCATCATAGTAGTAGCTGTGATGCATCGCTCTCTTTAGGTATAGGCAATGGATCGAGGGTTGAATCCTTCTGGTGCCACTATCCGCACAGCATTttgggtaatgtaggaaaagTCAAGTCAGTCTGCCTGTAAGGGGCAGTAGAGAATCATGTGGTTAATGTTGTTGGTCAGAAGGTCAAGGTTCAAGCCTTAGCACTGTCAAACTGAAACTGTTGGgaaactgagcaattaaggccCTTGTTCAGTTGCCCAACTTCTACCTACATGACTTGCATATTAATAACCATTATTAACATCAATGCTGAACGAGATTTGAATAAAATTGTGGCCTTTGTTATTGCCACGTATACAAtagagcacagtggaattcttttcgtCGCATATACCAGCTAAGGAGGTTGAGGTCGGAGTGTGGGGGCAGCTATCGTGCAAAGCCTCTGGAACATGGAGTGTTACATATAAAGGCCACAATGTCATTCAGATTTTGTTCACAGTTGATGTTAATATTGGCTACTAATATGCAAGTCATGTAGGGtggatttgtttttactttaatgttcACACTTCCTCTATGACAGTGAACGCACGATTCTCTGGGTTCCAATCAAAACCAGTCAGTCTAGTATTCGTGCAAGACACGAAGTGTTTCACTTCAGGAAGTTCAGCCGCTCCCTCGTCTGTTTCAAACCGGTTCCACCGCTGGCAATATGTTTTCCTTCAGGTTTGATCTCCATGTCAGCAATAAGCTCATGCTGAGCTGAGCTTCTTAATTTAGAAACACCTCTGTTGTGTTAGTAAATCTCTATGTTCTCACTAAtcatcaaagaaaaaaagaaagaaggaaaaaggtaATCAGTTGTAGCTTTAATACCAATAATGTGGATCCACAGCTTTCACAAAAAAATGGCAAATGTCTAAAGTTACCATTTTAGATTCATGACATTTGACATTCCACAAATCACACATACGTATATCTATTTAACCGAATCAGTGATAGTAGCTTCCGATATACAGTATCTAGCCAACTAATGTCATGGgctaagaaataaatataatgtaagattataaacacatttaatcaaACATTCTTCATTCAATCTgttggaaaaaagagagaaaaaagagtcTGCTCATTTTAGTGATGCTTTTCCTGTCTATAAACAAACGCAGATGGAaagcaggtgtgtttgtgtttgtttgtgtgtgtgtgcgtgtgtgtgtgcgtgtgtatgatttacagtatacagtgtgtgtatcgCAGTTGTAACTAGGTGTTGACCTTAAAAACCTCCCCTACTTCCACATCAATAACCGTGACAGCGATAGTGGTGATTCAACAGGAATGAAAAGAAACCGTTTTTTCACTTTGACctaattatattaattctaaCGATGTCTGTTCTTCAactgtaattaattatttcCTGTGAACGGCACACCATGACTCGAAAGTATTTTCTGTTGCTCTTCATTATTACCTGACTTAAAGTTTCACCTTAACAAACAGGGAGGTTCAGGGCTCTTGCGATATAGGTAGTGcaaagtttcatttatttttcgaATCGAATACGTTTCAGATCGCGCTATTGTCAACAGAAAagtggaaaagaaaaatcttataaatatttacatcaaaTTAAGACACCAAACATTTCCCCTGTGGCGTCACCTGAATGTGAACACCTGCTTCAAAGGCGAGActcgaggaaaaaaaaatctggcctTTAGTACAAAAGGTTTGTTATGTTCAGAGTCCCTAaatttgcttacatttaaatagagacctagaaatatttagaaatatcgTGAAGATTCAGACTGCTTccttgcttgttttttctttaattcaaaCAAAATCATTTCCACTTTTAAGTCCCAGACACCACTGTACACCAATTTCAGTCTTGATCTATGAGGAACTGGGTGTATTTCTTATCTCTATCCCTAACCAGACATACATTACTGGATCTCTTTTTGTATGTATGAATGAAACTTGACTCTTGTCTTATTCTTCCACCAGCAGACAAAGAATCACAGAAGACCAAGAAAAATGGTCTCAGAATGGTGCCTTGAGGGATCCCCGAGCGCAAACCTGAATAGCATAACGAAGGCACTGAATTCCAATACTGCTTGTTATTAAGCATGTTGAAgctaattgaaaaaaaaacaaaacacaaaatgacttTACTAAGAGAAGCTGAAAATAAATTACTGTAGATATGCTATCATTCTTGTTCAGTACAGTATCATGTTCAGCTCTAAGACCATGTTTAGCTCAATTATACATCATATAGTGTTAACACTGTTCTGTTTGCAACTAGTTCTGTTAATAACATGGTCTCCACTTCTCAGCAGGGTCTTGGGAAGCCGCCCGTTCTCGGTGGTCAATAATTCGACCTCTGGTTTAGAAAGCAATTCCTACTTTACTGTTTCCAATGCAAATCCATGCAAGTCCACGCTTCACTCCAGACCTTCTCACTTCCTCCTGCGACAGCGGCAGCAGCAAGCATAACAGCGGCTCACCTGCTCCTCGTCATCCTTGATGGTGTAGTTACTGTTCAGATTGCCGTCTTTAGCCTGGCCGTAGACAGGCACGCCGGACGGAGCGTCCCCTCCCGGGACTTTGAAACTGCCATAGGGGTTTTGGGAAGCGTTGCCATTGTATGAGCTCTCCAGCGCCATGGGGTTGATGATGACCATGCTGGAGTCATCATACGAGCGCAGCTTGGCTCGGGGAATGCTGACGTCTCCGTAAGGGTTGTCCAACGACAGATTCATATCAGGATTTTCAGAATTCAGTGGTTACGATGAAAAATGTCAggtgaagaaaagaaggaaggctCCAATTCTTGCAGTTTCCAGTCAGACTGAAGATCTCTGTTATTGGTGCGGATCAATTGGTGCTGATTGTTATGGTGTTGCTGGGTGATCTGGTGTCTGTGGAAGGAAAGTAGTAAAAGCACAAGCTGtcttttttaatgtgttatgGAATTTAACATGGGGTGCAAAAGTTTTTGTGTCCTTAgtacaaaatgaaaatgaaattttgTGTTATAAGATTTtttacaaagaaacaaaaatgatgtCATGAACTGACACAAGTTTAACTTactggagaaaaaaatctaaattatatCTGATTAAATGTTTGATTCTCCATTAATGTCTACCTCATGTCTAACTTCTCAGTTCTTTAGGTTCAAGTtcttgaagatttttttttttctttaaataaaactttgtttactgttttcCCTATTCAAAAAACCGTGGACTTTTGCAACGGCAAGCTTTTCTCCTGCTAGGTCTTCAATATATGGATAAAGACTTTAACTAAGTCAATGAATTTTAACCTCATTTGTTCTCGACAGTGATTCACACACATCCTGGCAAAATAACTCGAGCTCTAAAGCAGTGCACAAATCAGAACAAAAGTTCATACCTGTGAAAACGTGCTGATGTGTGTAGAGCGTAAAGACTAAAAGGTGGTAAAAGTGTTATCCAAATCGCCTGAGAAGATTTCCTCACAATCGACTGAGCAGAATGTGAGCTGTTCCTGTTCCTGAAGTCTAATGCAGCATACCTGAAGAGCCAGAGGCATGTAGAGGTTGCTGTTTAAGTGAATATCGACTTCAGCTCCCTTGGTGTCCAagcagagctctgtgtgtgtgtgtgtgtgtgtgtgtgtgtgtgtgtgtgagcgagagagatgaAGGGTGGGGTTGGCTCAGGAATGTCTCTTCCGCCTTTCCCAGATACAGGTGTATTTTACATAACATTAATGCAATGCTTATTACCTATGTGTAGGACCAGGTGTCTCAGGAAACAATCAGAGTGACACAAAAATGATATAACTACAATGGATTTGATTCTGAGGGTTACACAATATGtgtagaagtgttttttttttttatatgaatagAAAAGCTGGAGTGCTTATCTCAGATTTCTAtttgaacagtgtgtgtgtgtgtgtgtgtgtgtttatctacCTGCCTTGCAGCTTATATGGAAAAGAAATAtgaaaggctgtgtgtgtgtgtgtgtgtgtgtgtgtgtgtgtgtgtgtgttgtcactgaAACTACCCCACCTACAAAACCTGACTTTTCTCTCGTCACACCTTTGGAATGTTTATTTTCAGGTAAAACAAATGGTGTAATGCGCTCTCAGGAACAAAGGCACCAAACTACAGACACCTCTCTGACATCGTTCTAATGTGTAATTAATATCTAATCGTTTACCTGCGAAGTAGCACATGCTGTGCTTTTAATTAACTTGTAAAGCTTCACCACTACTAATTAAAATCCTTCAATTATTTATAGTTAATCATCACAGTGGTATACATGAAAGATACAAATAATGAAACGTGCATTTTAAGACTATTTTaaggaaaaataatttaatataaatcaatTTTATTCTGATTTCTATTGCTTTCTCGAATGTTTGTCAAGTTCTCAATGCAGCGTGTaaacaatacagtataatatatcgttacacatttttacaaatacaaattaagtaaaaaaattggtggtaaaaaaaaaaaaaaaaaaagattttttgaaCCTTTGCAGCATTTAACATTCCTAAATGAtgttcattaacatcattaatttttataaataaaacattaaatataaaaaaaacattaatttttatatttaacacattcattttcattcatcttctaccgcttatccgaactacctcgggtcacggggagcctgtgcctatctcaggcgtcatcgggcatcaaggcaggatacaccctggacggagtgccaacccatcgcagggcacacacacacactctcattcactcacgcaatcacacactacggacaattttccagagatgccaatcaacctaccatgcatgtctttggaccgggggaggaaaccggagtacccggaggaaacccccgaggcacagggagaacatgcaaactccacacacaaggcggaggcgggaatcgaacccccaaccctggaggtgtgaggcgaacgtgctaaccactaagccaccgtgaccccataacaaagatgtttattttttattttatttttttaattataatttatcatttttttaacttCTGGAGTTCCTTAAATATGtgaacaatttattattttatttattcttttttt comes from Tachysurus vachellii isolate PV-2020 chromosome 26, HZAU_Pvac_v1, whole genome shotgun sequence and encodes:
- the si:ch211-202f5.3 gene encoding uncharacterized protein si:ch211-202f5.3 — protein: MNLSLDNPYGDVSIPRAKLRSYDDSSMVIINPMALESSYNGNASQNPYGSFKVPGGDAPSGVPVYGQAKDGNLNSNYTIKDDEEQVSRCYACCCRCRRRK